From Tistrella bauzanensis, the proteins below share one genomic window:
- the traN gene encoding conjugal transfer mating pair stabilization protein TraN — MQKFFQRELIAAVAAISLIQLHAGEAIAQAQTQAQRMSNAAAAAKIFGESQKLDNLDSLFKVDQGTGAVTFNPGQREQKFSIGELFPGATVDSSVDLQALYGNDAALTRAGEDAQKRLATEPSVSGEAYRMITDSKTRMRPDLNNDPIFWQVDELHADPGRLSTVFGECKTQHSYRDSVRRVHMPEYRTCERVKDVGGSAILRHDYSAGVVRHVDGPMNLASCGEGCMELWIGRVGDNYWSGTCAVFEQETVVEVINPDAVLSATLDYVKYDDYMQVWLGGDKIWGGPHGDTFPPETEGSCELATSWEQNPDLDVTAPFQTGQVLSFKIRVSVTGGGEGYGRIRILYDPQRAIMRDEWYPPSAVAAARAAGDGFCSATTTCTRMPDLVDYGPDADGDGQPDGPVCAEIAGVRVCESQLSSSPASGLSAMCMEASVESSCGFWRGPMECWTDPKGVEHCPVIDSEPVNSCAELEANPSCGIISSECVAGAEGASGTCYVQTETWDCGYEREIPAIETETGYSCVGSMVMCGDKPCVTTSYEQSPAFEEAAAALYAARFMGMDGQCTPSDGTNNVTCDIFKGDGLECKKAVAGVVDCCVRPDGVSMADYLTLLFQMGKLANATGILEASEGIRGAWETLTQPIDTAWTELQKPFVQAWQSVTGGTEAAASEVSSKGILTVAQQELMQETAKFIAQAFGDAAANSLFSVVGRDGVTSAFENGNLASGEMQLGGGEAFVGTAMSWVMTAYTIYTVTMLLIQIIWACEQSEFELGAKRQLKSCHYVGSYCKTKVLGQCIEKREAHCCFASPLSRILQEQMRPQLGLSWGTGENPQCGGIPAERLEEVDWSKVDLSEWMGILSETGHLPTTDKMTADRLTGSGSYLSTAARLNTLDRLKERWTDMDADAVRRKIESELR; from the coding sequence ATGCAGAAATTCTTCCAACGCGAGCTGATCGCGGCTGTGGCCGCGATCAGCCTGATTCAGCTGCACGCTGGCGAGGCGATCGCGCAGGCCCAGACGCAGGCGCAGCGAATGTCCAATGCCGCAGCGGCGGCGAAGATCTTCGGCGAATCGCAGAAGCTGGACAACCTCGACAGCCTGTTCAAGGTCGACCAGGGCACCGGCGCCGTCACATTCAATCCGGGCCAGCGAGAACAGAAGTTCTCGATCGGCGAGCTGTTCCCCGGTGCGACGGTCGACAGTTCCGTCGACCTGCAGGCGCTTTATGGCAATGATGCCGCCCTGACGCGCGCTGGTGAGGATGCCCAGAAGCGCCTGGCAACAGAGCCCTCGGTGTCGGGCGAGGCCTATCGGATGATCACCGATTCGAAGACCCGGATGCGGCCGGATCTTAACAACGATCCGATCTTCTGGCAGGTCGACGAGCTCCACGCGGATCCGGGCCGCCTGAGCACCGTCTTCGGCGAGTGCAAGACCCAGCATTCCTATCGCGATTCCGTGCGTCGTGTGCACATGCCGGAGTATCGGACGTGCGAGCGGGTGAAGGATGTCGGCGGATCAGCAATCCTGCGCCACGACTATTCCGCCGGCGTCGTGCGCCATGTCGATGGCCCGATGAACCTCGCGAGCTGTGGCGAAGGTTGCATGGAACTCTGGATCGGCCGAGTCGGCGATAACTACTGGTCTGGCACCTGCGCGGTGTTCGAGCAGGAGACCGTCGTTGAGGTGATCAATCCGGATGCGGTCCTGTCTGCGACGCTCGATTATGTCAAATATGACGACTACATGCAGGTCTGGCTGGGCGGCGACAAGATCTGGGGTGGACCTCACGGCGACACGTTTCCGCCGGAGACGGAGGGCAGCTGCGAACTGGCGACAAGCTGGGAGCAGAACCCCGACCTCGATGTCACGGCGCCCTTTCAGACTGGCCAGGTCTTGTCCTTCAAGATCCGTGTCTCGGTGACGGGCGGCGGTGAAGGCTACGGGCGGATCCGGATCCTATATGATCCACAGCGTGCGATCATGCGGGACGAGTGGTATCCGCCGAGCGCCGTGGCAGCGGCACGCGCTGCCGGCGACGGCTTCTGTTCGGCGACCACGACCTGCACCAGGATGCCCGACCTGGTCGACTATGGACCTGATGCAGACGGCGACGGACAGCCGGATGGTCCGGTCTGTGCCGAGATCGCCGGCGTCAGGGTCTGCGAGAGTCAACTGTCGTCGTCGCCGGCGTCAGGCTTGTCGGCCATGTGCATGGAAGCCAGCGTCGAGTCGAGCTGTGGCTTCTGGCGTGGGCCGATGGAGTGCTGGACCGATCCGAAGGGCGTCGAGCACTGCCCGGTGATCGATAGCGAGCCGGTGAACAGCTGTGCGGAGCTGGAAGCGAACCCGTCCTGCGGCATCATCTCAAGCGAGTGCGTGGCAGGCGCCGAGGGCGCCTCAGGCACCTGCTATGTGCAGACCGAGACCTGGGATTGTGGCTACGAGCGGGAGATCCCGGCTATCGAGACCGAGACGGGCTATTCATGCGTCGGCAGCATGGTGATGTGCGGCGACAAGCCCTGCGTGACCACCAGCTATGAGCAGTCCCCCGCGTTCGAAGAGGCGGCGGCCGCCCTCTACGCCGCGAGGTTCATGGGTATGGATGGCCAGTGCACGCCGAGCGACGGCACGAACAACGTCACCTGCGACATCTTCAAAGGCGATGGTCTGGAATGCAAGAAGGCGGTCGCCGGCGTTGTGGACTGTTGCGTCAGGCCGGATGGCGTGAGCATGGCGGATTATCTGACCCTGCTGTTTCAGATGGGCAAGCTTGCCAACGCGACCGGGATTCTTGAGGCATCTGAGGGTATCCGTGGAGCCTGGGAGACGCTCACCCAACCCATCGACACGGCCTGGACGGAACTCCAGAAGCCCTTCGTTCAGGCATGGCAGAGCGTGACGGGCGGTACTGAAGCTGCTGCCTCAGAAGTTAGCAGTAAGGGTATCCTCACCGTCGCTCAGCAAGAGCTTATGCAGGAGACAGCAAAGTTTATTGCTCAAGCGTTTGGAGACGCAGCGGCAAATTCATTGTTTTCAGTAGTGGGCAGGGATGGTGTCACGTCGGCCTTTGAGAATGGGAACTTGGCCAGCGGTGAAATGCAATTGGGAGGAGGTGAAGCGTTCGTTGGAACAGCGATGTCCTGGGTGATGACCGCCTATACGATTTATACAGTCACGATGCTTCTCATCCAGATCATCTGGGCATGTGAGCAGTCCGAATTTGAACTTGGTGCGAAGCGGCAGCTCAAATCGTGCCATTATGTCGGCAGCTATTGCAAAACGAAGGTGCTCGGGCAGTGCATTGAGAAGCGAGAGGCGCATTGCTGCTTCGCATCGCCGCTGTCTCGCATCCTCCAAGAGCAGATGCGGCCGCAGCTTGGGCTGTCGTGGGGAACCGGCGAGAATCCACAATGCGGCGGTATTCCGGCGGAGCGCCTGGAAGAGGTCGACTGGTCGAAAGTCGATCTGAGCGAGTGGATGGGCATCCTGTCGGAGACTGGGCACTTGCCAACCACGGACAAAATGACGGCTGATCGGCTTACCGGATCGGGATCTTATCTCTCAACGGCCGCCCGGCTGAACACGCTCGACCGGTTGAAGGAGCGGTGGACTGATATGGACGCTGATGCCGTGCGGCGGAAGATTGAGAGCGAGCTGAGGTGA